One window of the Staphylococcus equorum genome contains the following:
- a CDS encoding FUSC family protein, whose product MKLGARILKTGIAIILALFIASLLPDEAGLKAIAAVSAVIAMQPSVFRSIKTIGERAIGNLVGAVLAVVMVTIFGNNIVIMGVTVILLIAILFRFKLEHVATLASITALIIMGQHTGNFYVSAFYRFVLVMVGVLSSSAVNLLFLPPKFESKIYYNSLNICSDIFVWFKLVLNDTSEYHHIKEDRGLIVTRIDKLEETLGYYSEEKPWTKKQLYAQNRKKILFKELVRSTRRAYEVLRKMNRYQNDLHNLNNELLLQIKLEIDTLIAYHEQIFISLSKKARYDVDQLDSQISNPQKKDLMDAFQKEIIQNPYQSMYSYTNIMQIISAIEEYRYILEHLDRLRISFFTYHRNDNEIDILEEDFDL is encoded by the coding sequence TTGAAATTAGGAGCCCGTATTCTCAAAACAGGTATCGCAATTATACTTGCTTTGTTTATCGCTTCTCTATTACCTGATGAAGCTGGTTTAAAAGCCATTGCTGCAGTCAGTGCTGTCATTGCAATGCAACCAAGTGTTTTTCGTTCAATAAAAACAATTGGGGAACGAGCAATAGGTAACCTTGTTGGTGCTGTTTTAGCAGTAGTGATGGTTACGATATTTGGTAATAATATTGTAATCATGGGTGTTACAGTAATTTTATTAATTGCAATCCTGTTTCGTTTCAAATTGGAACATGTTGCTACGCTAGCAAGTATAACTGCTTTAATTATTATGGGACAACATACTGGTAACTTTTATGTTTCTGCCTTTTATAGATTTGTACTTGTTATGGTTGGTGTGCTTAGTTCTTCAGCAGTAAACCTTTTATTTCTACCACCTAAATTTGAATCTAAAATTTACTATAATTCATTGAATATCTGTTCTGATATTTTTGTATGGTTTAAATTGGTTTTAAATGACACCTCTGAGTATCATCATATTAAAGAAGATAGAGGGTTAATTGTTACTCGTATTGATAAACTCGAAGAAACTTTAGGTTATTATTCAGAAGAAAAACCATGGACTAAAAAGCAACTGTATGCACAAAATAGGAAAAAAATTCTTTTTAAAGAATTAGTCCGTAGCACTCGGAGAGCGTATGAAGTGTTGAGAAAAATGAATCGTTATCAAAATGACCTTCATAATTTAAATAATGAATTACTTTTGCAGATTAAATTAGAAATCGACACATTGATTGCATATCACGAACAAATCTTCATCAGTCTTTCAAAAAAGGCACGGTATGATGTAGATCAACTTGATAGTCAGATTTCAAATCCACAGAAGAAAGATTTGATGGATGCATTTCAAAAAGAAATCATTCAAAATCCTTATCAATCAATGTACTCATATACTAATATTATGCAAATTATTTCAGCAATTGAAGAATATCGTTATATTTTAGAACATTTAGATAGACTACGTATTAGTTTCTTCACGTACCATCGAAATGATAATGAAATTGATATACTAGAAGAAGACTTCGATTTATAA
- a CDS encoding ABC transporter ATP-binding protein encodes MIRRYLQFVRPYKWRIIATILVGILKFGIPMLIPLLIKYVIDDIINNGAITVEEKITKLLVAMGIAAFIFVIVRPPIEFLRQYLAQWTSNKILYDIRKKLYHHLQALSSRFYANNQAGQVISRVINDVEQTKDFILTGLMNIWLDCITIIIALTIMFFLDVQLTLAALIIFPVYILTVYFFFGRLRSLTRKRSQALAEVQGFLHERVQGMSVIKSFAIEDNEAGNFDKHNQNFLQRAFNHTRWNAYSFSAINTVTDIGPLIVIGTGGFLAINGSITVGTLAAFVGYLEQLFGPLRRLVSSFTTLTQSFASMDRVFQLLDEDYDIKNKKGALPIEIKQGHIELTNVKFKYDQNEANILKDINLEINQGETVAFVGMSGGGKSTLINLIPRFYDVTEGEIKIDGTNIKSYLTGSLRRQIGLVQQDNILFSDTIKENILLGKPDASDEEVINAAKMANAHDFIMELSQGYDTEVGERGVKLSGGQKQRVSIARIFLNNPPIIILDEATSALDLESESIIQDALSVLSANRTTLIVAHRLSTITHADKIVVVENGEIVESGSHSALLAKKGAYEHLYSIQNL; translated from the coding sequence ATGATTCGCAGATATTTACAATTTGTTCGACCATATAAATGGCGAATCATTGCCACTATACTTGTAGGTATTCTAAAATTTGGTATTCCGATGCTGATTCCATTATTAATTAAATATGTCATTGACGATATTATCAATAATGGTGCGATAACAGTAGAAGAAAAAATCACAAAATTATTAGTTGCAATGGGTATAGCAGCGTTTATCTTTGTGATAGTAAGACCACCAATTGAGTTTTTAAGACAATATCTAGCACAGTGGACAAGTAACAAAATTTTATATGATATACGTAAAAAGCTTTATCATCATTTGCAAGCTTTGAGTTCAAGATTTTATGCGAATAACCAAGCAGGTCAAGTTATTTCAAGGGTTATTAATGATGTTGAGCAAACTAAAGACTTTATATTAACTGGTTTAATGAATATATGGCTTGACTGCATAACTATTATTATTGCATTAACTATTATGTTCTTCTTAGATGTCCAGTTAACTTTAGCCGCACTGATTATATTCCCTGTATATATTTTAACTGTGTATTTCTTCTTTGGTCGTTTGAGAAGTTTAACAAGAAAGAGATCACAAGCATTGGCAGAAGTACAAGGATTCTTACATGAACGTGTACAAGGGATGTCAGTTATAAAAAGTTTTGCGATTGAAGATAATGAAGCAGGAAACTTTGATAAACATAACCAAAATTTCTTACAAAGAGCGTTTAATCATACGCGTTGGAATGCTTATTCATTCTCAGCAATTAATACGGTTACAGACATTGGACCTTTAATCGTTATTGGTACAGGAGGGTTCTTAGCAATCAATGGATCAATAACAGTAGGTACTTTAGCTGCTTTCGTGGGCTATCTTGAACAACTATTTGGTCCTCTTCGTAGATTAGTTTCTTCATTTACAACATTGACACAAAGTTTTGCGTCAATGGACCGTGTATTCCAACTTTTAGATGAAGATTACGACATTAAAAATAAAAAAGGTGCACTGCCAATAGAAATAAAACAGGGACACATCGAATTAACTAATGTTAAGTTTAAATATGATCAAAATGAAGCAAATATCCTTAAAGATATTAATTTAGAAATTAATCAAGGTGAAACTGTGGCATTTGTTGGTATGAGTGGTGGAGGAAAATCTACTTTAATCAATTTAATACCTAGGTTCTATGATGTTACCGAAGGCGAAATAAAAATTGATGGTACCAATATCAAGTCATATTTAACAGGTAGCTTGAGAAGACAAATTGGCTTAGTTCAACAAGATAATATATTATTCTCGGATACAATTAAAGAAAATATATTATTAGGTAAACCAGATGCTTCAGATGAAGAAGTTATTAATGCTGCTAAAATGGCCAATGCGCATGATTTTATCATGGAATTATCTCAAGGTTACGATACAGAAGTAGGCGAAAGAGGGGTTAAACTCTCTGGTGGACAAAAACAACGTGTTTCTATTGCCCGTATTTTCCTAAATAATCCGCCAATTATTATTTTAGATGAAGCGACGAGCGCACTTGATTTAGAAAGTGAGTCTATTATTCAAGATGCCTTGAGTGTATTAAGTGCAAATCGTACAACACTGATTGTTGCACATAGATTATCTACAATCACACATGCTGATAAAATTGTTGTTGTAGAAAATGGTGAAATTGTTGAAAGTGGTTCACATTCAGCATTATTAGCTAAAAAAGGTGCATACGAACATCTATATAGTATTCAAAATTTATAG
- the recX gene encoding recombination regulator RecX, which yields MPKITKIEVQKKNKERFNLYLDDEFEMGIDIDTFVYFNLNKGQIVEAKDMEEIQSYEQYRQAVNAAIQYISYRKRTDHEVIKHLTKKEISESVIAKVIDYCHEQKLIDHNDYANSLKNTMILTTDKGPGIYKQKLREAGIEQLIIDEYSQIYEQEQSMEDILKVANKILKQKKGPLVKRKEKLTQSLMQKGYSFEKIKEVMDEMDFSQPEEQLDELLQNELEKAYNKYSRKFSGRKLINKTIEALMRKGYKYDKIKAKLEESGIVDGTEEIE from the coding sequence ATGCCTAAAATAACAAAGATAGAAGTGCAAAAAAAGAATAAAGAACGTTTTAATCTATATTTAGATGATGAATTTGAAATGGGAATCGATATTGATACCTTTGTCTATTTTAATTTAAACAAAGGTCAAATTGTTGAAGCTAAAGATATGGAAGAAATCCAAAGCTATGAACAATACAGGCAAGCAGTTAACGCAGCTATTCAATATATTTCATATAGAAAAAGAACTGACCATGAAGTAATAAAACATCTTACAAAGAAAGAAATTTCAGAGTCAGTTATTGCTAAAGTCATAGATTACTGTCATGAGCAAAAGCTCATAGATCATAATGATTATGCGAATAGTTTAAAAAACACCATGATCTTAACGACAGATAAAGGTCCTGGAATATATAAACAAAAATTACGAGAAGCTGGTATTGAACAATTAATTATTGATGAATATAGCCAGATTTATGAACAGGAGCAATCTATGGAAGATATATTAAAAGTTGCAAATAAAATTTTGAAACAGAAAAAAGGGCCATTAGTAAAAAGAAAAGAGAAATTAACACAATCATTAATGCAAAAAGGTTATTCTTTTGAGAAAATTAAAGAAGTAATGGATGAAATGGATTTTTCACAACCTGAAGAACAATTAGATGAGTTATTACAAAACGAATTAGAAAAAGCATATAATAAATATTCAAGAAAATTTTCAGGTAGAAAATTAATTAATAAAACAATAGAAGCACTTATGAGAAAAGGCTATAAATATGATAAAATTAAAGCTAAATTAGAAGAGAGTGGAATAGTAGATGGAACAGAAGAAATTGAGTGA
- a CDS encoding metal-dependent hydrolase, whose translation MDTGTHIVMGIGLTALATQDPAMAGSFVATATTLVVGSLIPDGDTVFKLKDNATYISNHRGITHSIPFTILWPLLITLLIFTFFKNVDITHVWLWAQLAVFLHVFVDIFNSYGTQALRPITNKWIQLSVINTFDPIIFILWCIGILLWLVGIHPYLVFFPIIAILVVYYIIRFRMQAVIKQQALKQIQQEHNPVKVFVAPTIRFMQWRVAIQTEEHDYVGRSFGRNIVFSDKSKRHPFPSDDLMQYVEGDKNIKTFLNFSTIYRWEARKLDDETTEIRLIDLRYLKNGHYSFVAIAHLDDEMTIDHSYIGWVFSEDKLQKKLFAK comes from the coding sequence ATGGATACAGGCACACATATTGTCATGGGTATCGGTTTAACAGCTTTAGCTACTCAAGACCCGGCAATGGCAGGATCATTTGTAGCCACAGCTACCACATTAGTAGTTGGCTCTTTAATACCTGATGGCGACACTGTTTTTAAATTAAAAGATAACGCTACCTATATATCAAATCATAGAGGTATTACACATTCAATACCCTTTACGATATTATGGCCTTTATTAATTACTTTATTAATTTTTACATTTTTCAAAAACGTTGATATAACACATGTTTGGCTATGGGCTCAGCTTGCAGTATTTCTACATGTGTTTGTAGATATTTTCAATTCTTATGGTACACAAGCGCTAAGGCCTATTACTAACAAATGGATACAACTCAGTGTAATTAATACGTTTGATCCAATTATATTTATCTTGTGGTGTATCGGAATACTGCTTTGGTTAGTTGGGATTCATCCATATCTTGTGTTTTTCCCAATTATCGCTATTCTTGTAGTATATTATATCATTCGCTTTAGAATGCAAGCTGTGATTAAACAACAAGCTCTAAAACAAATTCAACAAGAACATAATCCAGTAAAAGTATTTGTAGCTCCGACAATTCGCTTCATGCAATGGCGTGTTGCAATACAAACTGAAGAACATGATTATGTGGGACGTAGTTTTGGTAGAAACATTGTATTTAGTGACAAATCAAAACGTCACCCATTTCCAAGTGATGATTTAATGCAATATGTTGAAGGTGATAAAAATATTAAAACATTCCTTAACTTCTCAACTATTTATCGTTGGGAAGCTAGAAAATTAGATGATGAAACAACCGAAATCAGATTAATTGATTTACGTTATTTAAAAAATGGACATTATTCTTTTGTAGCTATTGCCCATTTAGACGATGAAATGACTATCGATCATTCTTATATCGGCTGGGTCTTTAGCGAAGATAAATTACAGAAAAAATTATTTGCAAAGTAA
- a CDS encoding YfhH family protein — protein MEQKKLSEMSEIELRHEIQGYKEKMRKAEMNGIFNEYDVYASKVIIAESYLVDRNKVELGKIYKLNDGTESYFKVERLKGVFAWGFRIKSSEPEEGLPLALLKL, from the coding sequence ATGGAACAGAAGAAATTGAGTGAAATGAGTGAAATTGAATTACGTCATGAGATACAAGGTTATAAAGAGAAAATGCGTAAAGCAGAAATGAATGGCATTTTTAATGAATATGACGTATATGCAAGTAAAGTAATTATTGCAGAAAGCTATCTAGTAGATAGAAACAAAGTAGAATTAGGTAAAATATACAAATTAAATGATGGCACAGAAAGCTATTTCAAAGTTGAACGGTTAAAAGGCGTTTTTGCGTGGGGCTTTAGAATTAAAAGTTCAGAACCTGAAGAAGGTTTACCACTCGCATTATTAAAATTGTAG
- the sgtB gene encoding monofunctional peptidoglycan glycosyltransferase SgtB encodes MKRSDRYKQTKKQTSQKNSNIPQHNTYFQPVNKPPKKKKGKGLLIKILIPIIILIAAFIATMYAFSLRADVDELRSIEDKETFVSVSNMPDYTKGAFIAMEDERYYKHNGFDFKGTSRALFSTISENSVQGGSTITQQVVKNYYYDNEQSLTRKIKELFVAHRAEKTYDKNEILSFYVNNIYFGSDQYTVESAANHFFGVTTDKNNPNLPQISVLQSAILASKINAPSVYNVNNMSDNFINRVKIDLEKMKQQDYITDEQYENAIQELGV; translated from the coding sequence ATGAAAAGAAGCGATCGTTATAAGCAAACTAAAAAACAAACCAGTCAAAAAAATTCAAATATACCGCAGCATAATACCTATTTCCAACCAGTAAATAAACCACCAAAAAAGAAAAAAGGAAAAGGTTTGTTGATAAAGATATTAATACCTATCATCATTTTAATCGCTGCGTTTATAGCTACAATGTATGCATTTTCTTTACGAGCAGATGTTGATGAATTGAGAAGTATTGAAGATAAAGAAACATTCGTCTCAGTTTCAAATATGCCAGACTATACTAAGGGTGCATTTATAGCAATGGAAGACGAAAGATATTATAAACATAATGGATTTGATTTCAAAGGTACGTCACGCGCACTATTTTCAACAATAAGTGAGAATAGCGTGCAAGGTGGAAGTACCATTACGCAACAAGTAGTGAAAAACTATTATTATGATAATGAACAATCACTAACAAGAAAAATCAAAGAATTATTTGTAGCACATCGCGCAGAAAAAACGTATGATAAAAATGAAATTTTAAGTTTTTATGTAAACAACATTTATTTTGGAAGTGATCAATACACTGTTGAGTCAGCAGCAAATCACTTTTTTGGGGTAACAACAGATAAAAATAATCCTAATTTACCTCAAATATCTGTATTACAAAGTGCAATTTTAGCTAGTAAGATTAATGCACCAAGTGTATACAATGTGAATAACATGTCGGATAATTTTATCAATCGTGTAAAAATAGATTTAGAGAAAATGAAACAACAGGATTATATTACTGATGAGCAGTATGAAAATGCAATCCAAGAACTCGGCGTGTAA
- a CDS encoding SE1561 family protein codes for MNENQTIDQIKERLEKFIDDIDQVNPNEVKVEDIDEWIGLLDQLEEKVKTVSNTSE; via the coding sequence ATGAATGAAAATCAAACAATTGATCAAATAAAAGAAAGATTAGAAAAGTTTATTGACGATATAGACCAAGTTAATCCAAACGAAGTAAAAGTGGAAGACATTGATGAGTGGATTGGTTTATTAGATCAGTTAGAAGAAAAAGTAAAAACTGTATCAAACACATCTGAATAA
- a CDS encoding type 1 glutamine amidotransferase domain-containing protein, which produces MAKKVAIIVTNEFEDVELTSPQEAIEEAGHETVIIGDTANSEVVGKHGAKATVEVSIADAKPEDYDGLLIPGGFSPDHLRGDSEGRYGTFAKYFTKNDVPTFAICHGPQILIDTDDLNGRTLTAVLNVRKDLSNAGAQVVDESVVVDKNIVTSRTPDDLDDFNREIANQLTD; this is translated from the coding sequence ATGGCTAAAAAAGTAGCAATCATAGTAACAAATGAATTTGAAGATGTTGAATTAACAAGCCCTCAAGAAGCAATTGAAGAAGCGGGGCATGAAACAGTAATTATTGGCGATACAGCGAATAGTGAAGTTGTTGGTAAACATGGTGCAAAAGCTACAGTAGAAGTTAGTATTGCAGATGCTAAGCCAGAAGATTACGATGGATTATTAATTCCAGGTGGATTTTCTCCAGATCATCTACGTGGTGACTCAGAAGGTAGATATGGTACATTTGCTAAGTATTTCACAAAAAATGATGTTCCAACATTTGCAATTTGCCACGGACCTCAAATTTTAATAGATACTGATGATTTGAATGGACGTACTTTAACAGCAGTGTTAAATGTCCGTAAAGATTTATCTAACGCAGGCGCACAAGTTGTAGACGAATCTGTAGTTGTAGATAAAAATATAGTTACGAGTCGTACACCTGATGACTTAGATGATTTTAATAGAGAAATTGCAAATCAATTAACAGATTAA
- a CDS encoding ATP-binding cassette domain-containing protein yields MGSSIILKLLNVTHYYRNKKSSKWYLPFGYDEEDIELNNFNLHIYQGEALGIIGEPGSSKSLIGRLLSGEIQPDKGKVVIKRDLFFADIEDKLLQHTSVNEFVANAVILFQYKTSDHKVEQIIRYAHLEDKADVKVNRLTDSQYAQLLFALARTSKASIIIFNHILQFLDESFIEKAIGLTEEYINQNSTIVMIDDDVQRIAQTSNYIAWVSHGQLRMEGSLNQVLPVFKDHEKDRLSLEDEQEKANFDVDWKKSRTRTPELTYNFKRIERYNHVKPPVAFVRFWTWLSVFVVGLLFMAVLMFNNVGKLQIGQNIDQASIQNQNKDPYEEMLGYAIVLDESITVEDMENGNKQKINQYGFVTITAENNENYRIDVDNKHYKVAKNKVRFFEPAALYEEHSSKSLAPYMHNNYINFYEFFNSHLHKKHSTVTEGLVPENNKDNRFVVPIVQQPISMIFNDENKLKGFTFPIKKKEELKEKFDIENNFWITKSGEGYFMADLKNNKWIYIEL; encoded by the coding sequence ATGGGTAGTTCAATTATATTAAAGTTACTAAATGTAACTCATTATTATAGAAATAAAAAATCCTCCAAATGGTATTTACCATTTGGTTATGATGAAGAAGATATAGAATTGAATAATTTTAACCTCCATATCTATCAAGGTGAAGCTTTAGGGATAATAGGTGAACCGGGTTCTTCTAAATCATTAATAGGGCGTTTATTAAGTGGTGAAATACAACCCGATAAGGGAAAAGTCGTTATAAAAAGAGACTTGTTTTTTGCTGATATTGAAGATAAATTATTGCAACATACTTCTGTAAATGAGTTTGTGGCTAATGCAGTCATATTGTTTCAATATAAAACTTCGGATCATAAAGTAGAGCAAATTATAAGGTATGCACACCTTGAAGATAAAGCGGATGTTAAAGTTAACCGATTAACTGATTCACAATATGCACAATTATTATTTGCATTAGCAAGAACTTCAAAAGCAAGTATTATTATTTTTAATCATATATTACAATTTTTAGATGAATCTTTTATCGAAAAAGCAATTGGACTTACAGAAGAATACATAAATCAAAATTCAACAATTGTGATGATCGATGATGATGTTCAACGTATAGCTCAGACGAGTAATTACATTGCCTGGGTCTCTCATGGTCAACTTAGAATGGAAGGCTCTTTAAATCAAGTATTACCAGTATTTAAAGACCATGAGAAAGATAGATTGTCATTGGAAGATGAACAAGAGAAGGCGAACTTTGATGTTGATTGGAAAAAAAGTAGAACAAGAACGCCGGAATTAACATACAATTTCAAACGTATAGAAAGATATAATCATGTGAAACCACCTGTTGCATTCGTTAGATTTTGGACGTGGCTTTCAGTATTTGTAGTTGGCTTATTATTTATGGCAGTTTTAATGTTTAATAATGTTGGGAAGTTACAGATTGGACAAAATATTGATCAAGCCTCAATACAAAACCAAAATAAAGATCCATATGAAGAAATGCTAGGTTACGCTATCGTATTAGATGAATCTATTACTGTGGAAGATATGGAAAATGGAAATAAACAAAAAATAAATCAGTATGGTTTTGTAACAATTACTGCTGAAAATAATGAGAATTATAGAATTGATGTAGACAATAAACATTATAAGGTTGCTAAAAATAAAGTGCGATTCTTTGAACCAGCAGCTTTATATGAAGAACATAGTTCTAAATCATTAGCACCATACATGCATAATAACTATATTAATTTTTATGAATTTTTCAACAGTCATTTGCATAAAAAACATAGTACAGTAACAGAAGGGCTTGTTCCAGAAAATAATAAGGACAATCGCTTTGTAGTACCTATAGTACAACAACCTATTTCTATGATTTTTAATGACGAAAATAAACTTAAAGGCTTTACATTCCCTATTAAGAAGAAGGAAGAATTAAAAGAAAAGTTCGATATTGAAAATAATTTCTGGATTACTAAATCTGGAGAAGGCTATTTTATGGCTGATTTAAAAAATAATAAATGGATATATATTGAATTGTAG
- a CDS encoding nucleoside tri-diphosphate phosphatase, with the protein MVKESIPKEGQTIKIQSYKHDGNIHRVWSETTILKGTEDVVIGGNDHTLVTESDSRTWITREPAIVYFHSEYWFNVICMFREDGVYYYCNLSSPFVCDEEALKYIDYDLDIKVYPNGKYHLLDEDEYEQHMKQMNYSSDIDVILRRNVDILQQWIEQKKGPFAPDFIKVWRERYKKVRNY; encoded by the coding sequence ATGGTAAAAGAATCCATACCTAAAGAAGGTCAGACAATTAAGATTCAAAGTTATAAACATGATGGTAATATTCATCGTGTTTGGTCTGAAACTACTATATTAAAAGGTACGGAAGATGTTGTTATCGGTGGGAATGATCATACGCTCGTCACAGAAAGTGATAGTCGTACATGGATTACGAGAGAGCCTGCAATTGTATATTTTCATTCTGAATATTGGTTTAACGTGATATGTATGTTTAGAGAAGATGGCGTTTATTATTATTGTAATTTATCTTCACCATTTGTTTGTGATGAAGAAGCTTTAAAATATATCGATTACGATTTAGATATTAAAGTATATCCAAACGGTAAATATCATTTACTAGATGAAGATGAATACGAGCAGCATATGAAACAAATGAATTATTCATCTGATATCGACGTGATTTTAAGAAGAAATGTAGATATTTTACAGCAATGGATTGAACAGAAGAAAGGTCCGTTTGCTCCAGACTTTATTAAAGTTTGGCGAGAACGATACAAAAAAGTTAGAAATTATTAA
- the mutY gene encoding A/G-specific adenine glycosylase translates to MFNESKFKNNLVTWFDEHQREMPWRETSNPYYIWLSEVMLQQTQVKTVIDYYHRFIHRFPTITELSQAHEDEVLKYWEGLGYYSRARNFHTAIKEVHESYNGVVPDEPVTFGKLKGVGPYTQAAVMSIAFDKPLATVDGNVFRVWSRLNNDERDTKLQSTRKAFENELQPYVEQDAGTFNQAMMELGALVCTPKAPLCLFCPVQDHCEAFEQGTVQSLPVKTTKVKKKHIKQHVYLLQNEDNAYLIEKRTQKLLNNMWEFPMYEAEEDKHINTVLGTQVIFDQTPAFKLKHQFTHITWDIEVFISQENVHKDDIILPENMVWMQLTEKEDFNFPVSMTKIYNFITKHC, encoded by the coding sequence ATGTTTAATGAGTCAAAATTCAAGAATAATCTCGTTACATGGTTTGACGAACATCAACGTGAAATGCCCTGGAGAGAAACCTCTAATCCATATTATATATGGTTGAGTGAAGTAATGTTACAACAAACCCAAGTTAAAACGGTTATAGATTACTATCATAGATTCATTCATCGCTTCCCAACTATTACTGAGTTAAGTCAAGCACATGAAGATGAAGTGCTCAAATATTGGGAAGGCTTAGGCTATTATAGTAGAGCACGTAATTTTCACACGGCAATAAAAGAAGTACATGAAAGTTACAACGGTGTCGTACCAGACGAACCGGTGACATTTGGAAAGTTAAAAGGTGTAGGCCCTTATACACAAGCAGCAGTTATGAGTATTGCTTTCGACAAACCTTTAGCAACTGTGGATGGAAACGTCTTTAGAGTATGGTCACGACTAAACAATGATGAGAGAGATACGAAATTGCAATCAACACGTAAAGCATTTGAGAATGAATTACAACCATACGTTGAGCAAGATGCCGGTACATTTAACCAAGCAATGATGGAATTAGGTGCATTGGTATGTACACCGAAAGCTCCATTATGTTTATTCTGTCCGGTTCAAGATCATTGTGAAGCATTTGAACAAGGGACTGTTCAATCATTGCCTGTAAAAACAACAAAAGTTAAGAAGAAACATATAAAACAGCATGTTTATCTTCTTCAAAATGAAGATAATGCTTATTTAATTGAAAAACGTACACAAAAATTATTGAATAATATGTGGGAATTTCCAATGTACGAAGCAGAGGAAGATAAGCATATCAACACAGTATTAGGGACACAAGTGATATTTGATCAAACACCTGCATTTAAATTAAAACATCAATTTACACATATCACATGGGATATTGAAGTGTTTATATCTCAAGAAAATGTGCATAAAGATGACATTATTTTACCAGAGAATATGGTGTGGATGCAGTTAACAGAAAAAGAAGACTTTAATTTTCCTGTAAGTATGACAAAAATATATAATTTCATAACTAAACATTGTTAG